A stretch of Chlamydiota bacterium DNA encodes these proteins:
- a CDS encoding helix-turn-helix domain-containing protein, with protein sequence MAGIAKNPAPAEAAAETARFPEVMTIDQVADYLHLHKQVVYRHVKRGNIPASRIGTTIRFKKSVIDAWLEESARRSLRGGTRGAAAAKPGTREKFVWE encoded by the coding sequence GCGAAGAACCCCGCACCCGCGGAAGCCGCGGCGGAAACCGCGCGCTTCCCCGAGGTGATGACGATCGACCAGGTCGCCGACTACCTGCACCTGCACAAGCAGGTGGTCTACCGGCACGTCAAGCGCGGCAACATCCCCGCGAGCCGCATCGGGACGACCATCCGCTTCAAGAAGTCGGTCATCGACGCGTGGCTCGAGGAGTCCGCGCGGCGGAGCCTCCGCGGGGGAACGCGGGGCGCCGCCGCGGCGAAGCCCGGCACCCGGGAGAAGTTCGTCTGGGAGTAG